From Ficedula albicollis isolate OC2 chromosome 20, FicAlb1.5, whole genome shotgun sequence, one genomic window encodes:
- the EIF2S2 gene encoding eukaryotic translation initiation factor 2 subunit 2 isoform X1 produces MSGLFSALRNACIRCCLTQMIFDPTMSKKKKKKKKPFMLDEEGGGGDPQTEETQQSETKEVEPEPTEDKDVEADEEDSRKKDTTDDLDDLNFFNQKKKKKKTKKIFDIDEAEEGVKELKIEGDVPETVEPEDDLDIMLGNKKKKKKNVKFPDEDEIMEKDEAFEDEDSKKDDGISFSLQSGPAWAGSERDYTYDELLNRVFNIMREKNPDMVAGEKRKFVMKPPQVVRVGTKKTSFVNFTDICKLLHRQPKHLLAFLLAELGTSGSIDGNNQLVIKGRFQQKQIENVLRRYIKEYVTCHTCRSPDTILQKDTRLYFLQCETCHSRCSVASIKTGFQAVTGKRAQLRAKAN; encoded by the exons ATGTCTGGGCTGTTTTCTGCGCTCAGGAATGCTTGCATCAGGTGCTGTCTGACTCAG ATGATTTTCGATCCTACTATgagcaagaagaagaagaaaaagaagaagccCTTCATGCTggatgaggaaggaggaggaggagacccACAAACAGAAGAGACTCAGCAATCAGAAACAAAGGAAGTTGAACCAGAGCCAACAGAAGACAAAGATGTTGAAGCAGATGAAGAAGACAGCAGGAAGAAAG ATACAACAGATGACTTGGATGACTTAAACTTCTtcaatcaaaagaaaaagaagaaaaaaacaaaaaagatattTGATATAGATGAAGCAGAAGAAGGTGTAAAG GAATTGAAAATTGAAGGGGATGTGCCAGAGACAGTGGAACCTGAAGATGACCTTGATATTATGCTGGgcaataaaaagaagaaaaagaagaatgtgAAGTTTCCAGATGAAGATGAGATAATGGAGAAGGATGAAG CATTTGAGGATGAAGATAGCAAAAAAGATGATGGAATTTCTTTTAGTCTTCAGTCAGGACCTGCGTGGGCAGGCTCAGAAAGGGACTACACATATGATGAG TTGCTCAATAGAGTTTTTAACATCATGCGGGAGAAGAACCCGGACATGGTGGCTGGAGAGAAGCGGAAATTTGTCATGAAGCCCCCGCAGGTTGTCAGAGTAGGGACCAAGAAAACGTCTTTTGTCAACTTCACAGATATCTGCAAATT attaCATCGTCAGCCAAAACATCTCCTGGCGTTTTTGTTGGCAGAATTGGGTACAAG TGGTTCAATAGATGGTAACAACCAACTGGTAATCAAAGGAAGATTCCAGCAAAAACAGATAGAAAATGTCTTGAGAAGATATATCA AGGAGTACGTGACCTGCCACACGTGCCGCTCCCCCGACACCATCCTGCAGAAGGACACGCGGTTGTACTTCCTGCAGTGCGAGACCTGCCACTCCCGCTGCTCCGTGGCCAGCATCAAAACCGGCTTCCAGGCCGTCACCGGCAAGAGAGCCCAGCTCCGTGCCAAAGCCAACTAG
- the EIF2S2 gene encoding eukaryotic translation initiation factor 2 subunit 2 isoform X2, with product MMIFDPTMSKKKKKKKKPFMLDEEGGGGDPQTEETQQSETKEVEPEPTEDKDVEADEEDSRKKDTTDDLDDLNFFNQKKKKKKTKKIFDIDEAEEGVKELKIEGDVPETVEPEDDLDIMLGNKKKKKKNVKFPDEDEIMEKDEAFEDEDSKKDDGISFSLQSGPAWAGSERDYTYDELLNRVFNIMREKNPDMVAGEKRKFVMKPPQVVRVGTKKTSFVNFTDICKLLHRQPKHLLAFLLAELGTSGSIDGNNQLVIKGRFQQKQIENVLRRYIKEYVTCHTCRSPDTILQKDTRLYFLQCETCHSRCSVASIKTGFQAVTGKRAQLRAKAN from the exons ATG ATGATTTTCGATCCTACTATgagcaagaagaagaagaaaaagaagaagccCTTCATGCTggatgaggaaggaggaggaggagacccACAAACAGAAGAGACTCAGCAATCAGAAACAAAGGAAGTTGAACCAGAGCCAACAGAAGACAAAGATGTTGAAGCAGATGAAGAAGACAGCAGGAAGAAAG ATACAACAGATGACTTGGATGACTTAAACTTCTtcaatcaaaagaaaaagaagaaaaaaacaaaaaagatattTGATATAGATGAAGCAGAAGAAGGTGTAAAG GAATTGAAAATTGAAGGGGATGTGCCAGAGACAGTGGAACCTGAAGATGACCTTGATATTATGCTGGgcaataaaaagaagaaaaagaagaatgtgAAGTTTCCAGATGAAGATGAGATAATGGAGAAGGATGAAG CATTTGAGGATGAAGATAGCAAAAAAGATGATGGAATTTCTTTTAGTCTTCAGTCAGGACCTGCGTGGGCAGGCTCAGAAAGGGACTACACATATGATGAG TTGCTCAATAGAGTTTTTAACATCATGCGGGAGAAGAACCCGGACATGGTGGCTGGAGAGAAGCGGAAATTTGTCATGAAGCCCCCGCAGGTTGTCAGAGTAGGGACCAAGAAAACGTCTTTTGTCAACTTCACAGATATCTGCAAATT attaCATCGTCAGCCAAAACATCTCCTGGCGTTTTTGTTGGCAGAATTGGGTACAAG TGGTTCAATAGATGGTAACAACCAACTGGTAATCAAAGGAAGATTCCAGCAAAAACAGATAGAAAATGTCTTGAGAAGATATATCA AGGAGTACGTGACCTGCCACACGTGCCGCTCCCCCGACACCATCCTGCAGAAGGACACGCGGTTGTACTTCCTGCAGTGCGAGACCTGCCACTCCCGCTGCTCCGTGGCCAGCATCAAAACCGGCTTCCAGGCCGTCACCGGCAAGAGAGCCCAGCTCCGTGCCAAAGCCAACTAG